One part of the Thiothrix nivea DSM 5205 genome encodes these proteins:
- the aceE gene encoding pyruvate dehydrogenase (acetyl-transferring), homodimeric type codes for MNNQLQDVDFQETQEWIDSLESVIEQEGVERAHFLLEKLIDAARHNGANLPYSANTAYINTIPPHLEQHTPGNRTIESRLRSYIRWNAAAMVVRANRKSAELGGHIATFASAATLYDIGMNHFWHAPSPKHGGDLLYIQGHAAPGMYARSFLEGRFTEEELDNFRQEVDGGGLSSYPHPWLMQDYWQFPTVSMGLGPIKSIYQARFMKYLQDRKLAETANRKVWAFVGDGETDEPETLGAISLGGREKLDNLVWVVNCNLQRLDGPVRGNGKIVQELEAVFRGAGWNVIKVLWGSYWDPLLAMDKDGLLQQRMMEAVDGEYQNYKSKDGAYVREHFFGKYPALKEMVAKMSDADIWRLNRGGHDPHKVYAAYHAAVNHTGQPTVILAHTVKGYGMGSAGEGQNRTHSQKKLSGEEMIAYKNRFNIPLSDADAAEAKYYRPAPDSEEMQYLLERRKALGGFLPQRQTHAAPLKVPDLSIFQSLLESTGEREMSTTMVFVRLLTLLARDKGMGKHVVPIVPDEARTFGMEGMFRQMGIYSSVGQLYEPQDRDQVMFYKEDKSGQILEEGINEAGAFSSWIAAATAYSTHSVNMVPFYIYYSMFGFQRIGDLAWAAGDCRARGFLIGGTAGRTTLAGEGLQHQDGHGLIQAAMIPNCVSYDPTFTYELAVIVQNGLKRMYQDQEDVYYYITAMNENYTHPEMPKGAEEGIVKGMYLLSGGGKKRKKVQLMGSGTILREVIAAAEMLDKEWGVDANVWSVTSFNEVAREARDIDRWNMLHPLETPKVPYVTQLMKGQRGPAIAATDYIRQYADQIRAWLPMPYTVLGTDGFGRSDTRAKLRKHFEVNSHYIVIAALKALVDEKSLPASDLVKAMEKYGINPEKSNPRLA; via the coding sequence ATGAATAATCAATTACAAGATGTTGATTTTCAAGAGACGCAGGAATGGATTGATTCGCTGGAATCAGTCATCGAACAAGAAGGCGTGGAACGCGCCCACTTCCTGCTGGAGAAGCTGATCGACGCAGCCCGCCATAACGGCGCTAACCTGCCATACTCCGCCAACACTGCCTACATCAACACTATTCCGCCACATCTGGAACAGCACACGCCGGGCAATCGCACCATCGAGTCGCGCCTGCGTTCCTACATCCGCTGGAATGCTGCCGCGATGGTGGTACGCGCCAACCGCAAGAGCGCGGAACTCGGTGGGCATATTGCGACTTTTGCTTCTGCCGCCACCCTGTACGACATCGGCATGAACCATTTCTGGCACGCGCCTTCCCCCAAGCATGGCGGCGACTTGCTGTATATCCAGGGGCACGCAGCGCCGGGCATGTACGCACGCTCCTTCCTCGAAGGCCGTTTTACCGAAGAAGAGCTGGATAATTTCCGTCAGGAAGTGGATGGCGGCGGCCTGTCGTCTTACCCGCATCCGTGGCTGATGCAGGATTACTGGCAATTCCCGACCGTATCCATGGGGCTGGGGCCGATCAAGTCGATCTACCAGGCCCGTTTCATGAAATACCTGCAAGACCGCAAACTGGCTGAAACCGCCAACCGTAAGGTGTGGGCATTCGTCGGCGATGGCGAAACTGACGAGCCGGAAACCCTCGGCGCGATTTCTCTCGGCGGGCGTGAAAAACTCGACAATCTGGTTTGGGTAGTCAACTGCAACCTGCAACGTCTGGATGGCCCGGTACGTGGCAACGGCAAGATCGTGCAGGAACTGGAAGCCGTGTTCCGTGGCGCTGGCTGGAATGTCATCAAGGTACTGTGGGGTTCCTACTGGGATCCGCTCCTGGCCATGGATAAAGACGGACTGCTCCAGCAGCGCATGATGGAAGCGGTCGATGGCGAATACCAGAATTACAAATCCAAGGATGGCGCATACGTCCGCGAACATTTCTTCGGCAAATACCCGGCATTGAAGGAAATGGTCGCCAAGATGAGCGATGCCGACATCTGGCGCCTGAACCGGGGCGGGCACGACCCGCACAAGGTTTACGCGGCTTACCACGCAGCTGTTAATCATACCGGTCAGCCAACCGTGATCCTGGCCCACACCGTGAAAGGCTACGGTATGGGTTCCGCCGGTGAAGGCCAGAACCGCACCCACTCACAGAAAAAACTGTCAGGCGAGGAAATGATCGCCTACAAAAACCGTTTCAACATTCCGCTGAGCGATGCGGATGCGGCAGAAGCCAAATATTACCGCCCGGCTCCAGACAGCGAGGAAATGCAATACTTGCTGGAACGCCGCAAGGCTTTGGGGGGGTTCCTCCCGCAACGCCAGACCCATGCAGCGCCGCTGAAAGTGCCAGACCTGTCGATCTTCCAGAGCCTGCTGGAAAGCACCGGCGAGCGCGAAATGTCCACCACCATGGTATTTGTGCGTTTGCTGACCCTGCTGGCGCGTGACAAGGGCATGGGCAAGCACGTCGTGCCGATCGTGCCGGATGAAGCGCGCACCTTTGGTATGGAAGGCATGTTCCGCCAGATGGGCATTTACTCTTCCGTCGGCCAGCTCTATGAGCCGCAAGACCGTGATCAGGTCATGTTCTACAAGGAGGATAAGTCCGGCCAGATTCTGGAAGAGGGCATCAACGAAGCGGGTGCATTTTCTTCATGGATTGCCGCCGCGACTGCCTACAGCACCCACAGCGTCAACATGGTGCCGTTCTACATTTACTATTCCATGTTCGGTTTCCAGCGCATTGGCGACCTGGCATGGGCGGCGGGTGATTGCCGTGCGCGCGGTTTCCTGATCGGTGGCACGGCTGGCCGCACCACGCTGGCGGGCGAAGGCTTGCAGCATCAGGACGGCCACGGCCTAATCCAGGCGGCGATGATCCCCAACTGTGTGTCCTACGACCCGACCTTCACTTACGAACTGGCGGTGATCGTCCAGAACGGCCTGAAGCGCATGTATCAGGATCAGGAAGACGTGTACTACTACATCACCGCGATGAACGAGAACTACACGCATCCTGAAATGCCGAAAGGCGCGGAAGAGGGTATTGTCAAGGGTATGTACCTGCTCAGTGGCGGTGGCAAGAAGCGTAAGAAAGTGCAACTGATGGGTTCCGGCACTATCCTGCGCGAAGTCATTGCCGCAGCTGAAATGCTCGACAAGGAATGGGGCGTGGATGCCAATGTCTGGAGTGTGACCAGCTTCAACGAAGTTGCCCGCGAAGCCCGCGACATCGACCGCTGGAACATGCTGCACCCATTGGAAACGCCCAAAGTGCCGTATGTGACGCAGTTGATGAAGGGCCAGCGCGGCCCGGCGATTGCGGCGACCGACTACATCCGCCAGTACGCCGACCAGATTCGCGCCTGGTTGCCGATGCCGTACACCGTATTGGGCACGGACGGTTTCGGACGCAGCGACACCCGCGCCAAACTGCGCAAGCATTTCGAGGTCAACAGCCACTACATCGTTATCGCCGCTCTGAAAGCGCTGGTGGATGAAAAATCCCTGCCGGCTTCTGATCTGGTCAAGGCAATGGAAAAGTACGGCATCAACCCCGAAAAATCCAACCCGCGTCTGGCATAA
- the rnt gene encoding ribonuclease T has product MTDEIEIIPIGGRFRGFLPVVIDVETGGFDCRKDALLELAAVVLRIDEKGELSRHRTYNWHIEPFPNANMDPKSLEVNGIKPFSPLRMAVPEEKAMEEFFKIIRREVKVNRCNRAILVGHNAPFDLNFVHAASDRIKCKRNPFHPFSTLDTVTLGAVVYGQTVLARVAQMAGMGWDAESAHSAVYDAEKTADLFCHFVNTWQTLDAAFKAVEN; this is encoded by the coding sequence ATGACTGATGAGATCGAAATAATCCCTATTGGCGGGCGCTTTCGCGGTTTCCTGCCTGTCGTGATAGATGTGGAGACTGGCGGGTTTGACTGCCGCAAAGATGCGTTGCTGGAACTGGCAGCTGTCGTGCTGCGCATCGATGAAAAAGGTGAGCTTTCCCGTCATCGCACCTACAACTGGCATATCGAGCCGTTCCCCAACGCCAATATGGATCCAAAATCGCTGGAAGTGAACGGCATCAAGCCATTCAGCCCGCTGCGCATGGCCGTGCCGGAAGAAAAGGCGATGGAAGAGTTTTTCAAGATCATCCGCAGGGAAGTGAAAGTCAACCGCTGCAACCGGGCAATCCTGGTTGGGCACAATGCACCGTTTGACCTTAATTTTGTCCATGCCGCATCCGACCGGATCAAGTGCAAACGCAACCCGTTCCACCCGTTCAGTACACTGGATACGGTAACACTGGGTGCCGTGGTTTACGGCCAGACCGTGCTGGCAAGGGTCGCGCAGATGGCAGGCATGGGCTGGGATGCCGAATCAGCCCATTCAGCCGTGTATGATGCTGAAAAGACAGCGGATTTGTTTTGCCATTTCGTAAATACGTGGCAGACGCTGGATGCCGCGTTCAAAGCTGTCGAGAATTGA
- a CDS encoding extracellular solute-binding protein — MNKAPLIAALLLLLAATAVPAEEKVVVYNWAEYIPESTLEDFTQETGIKVEYSTYDNNETMYSKLKLQKGKGYDIVVPSTYLVSKMRDEGLLQKIDHTKLKNVDNLSISLMNKPYDPRNEYSIPYLWGSTGIGVNAKEIDPATITAWADLWDPKWEGKLLLTDDVREVFHMALKKNGFSTNSTNPDEIKAAYEDLQKLMPNVLVFNADAPREPFLAGDVNLGMIWSGEVVMAQEENPDIQYIFPKEGAGFWVDSFAIPAGAENVDNAHKFIDFMLRPEVGQKVVEELGYSTPNTASQDLLPEKVRNNRVIFPPTDAVEKGEFQKDVGDAMKLYNEYWEKLKAGK, encoded by the coding sequence ATGAACAAAGCCCCCCTCATTGCTGCCCTATTGTTGCTGCTGGCGGCCACTGCCGTGCCCGCCGAAGAAAAAGTTGTGGTCTACAACTGGGCGGAATACATCCCGGAAAGTACGCTGGAAGATTTCACCCAGGAAACCGGCATCAAGGTTGAGTATTCCACCTATGACAACAACGAAACTATGTATTCCAAACTCAAGCTGCAAAAGGGCAAGGGTTATGACATCGTGGTGCCTTCTACCTATCTGGTGTCCAAGATGCGCGATGAGGGGCTGCTGCAAAAGATCGACCATACCAAGCTGAAAAATGTGGACAACCTGTCGATCAGCCTGATGAACAAACCGTATGACCCGCGCAATGAATACAGTATCCCTTATCTGTGGGGCAGCACCGGCATTGGCGTGAATGCCAAGGAAATCGACCCCGCCACCATCACCGCCTGGGCAGATTTGTGGGATCCAAAGTGGGAGGGCAAACTGCTGCTGACCGATGACGTGCGTGAAGTTTTCCATATGGCGTTGAAGAAAAACGGCTTTTCTACCAACAGCACCAACCCGGACGAAATCAAGGCTGCCTACGAAGACCTGCAAAAGCTGATGCCCAACGTGCTGGTGTTCAACGCTGATGCACCGCGCGAACCGTTCTTGGCGGGCGATGTGAACCTCGGCATGATCTGGAGTGGGGAAGTGGTGATGGCGCAGGAGGAAAACCCTGACATCCAGTACATTTTCCCCAAGGAAGGGGCCGGTTTCTGGGTCGACAGTTTCGCAATACCGGCTGGTGCGGAAAACGTCGACAATGCCCATAAGTTTATCGACTTCATGTTGCGCCCGGAAGTCGGCCAGAAAGTGGTGGAGGAACTGGGTTATAGTACGCCGAACACGGCATCGCAGGATTTGCTGCCGGAAAAGGTTCGCAACAATCGGGTCATTTTCCCACCCACTGATGCCGTTGAGAAAGGTGAATTCCAGAAAGATGTGGGTGATGCGATGAAGCTCTACAATGAGTATTGGGAAAAATTGAAAGCAGGGAAGTAA
- the potC gene encoding spermidine/putrescine ABC transporter permease PotC, with translation MMKAFKWSFVAAIFAWLYLPIVILVINSFNDSKYGYEWKGFTLKWYEKLLGNEALMQAFLNSLLIATLAATAATIIGALMALALHRYRFPLKGTASGLLFVVMMSPDIVLAITFLVIFIALGIQLGFWSLLIAHITFCLPFVVITVYAQLKGFDKYLLEAAQDLGANESRIFRLIILPLIFPAIISGWLLSFTLSLDDVIISSFVTGSSFEILPIRVFSMVKVGVSPEVNVLATLLLAISLLLVTVSTLLLRRKH, from the coding sequence ATGATGAAAGCCTTTAAATGGAGTTTCGTTGCCGCCATCTTCGCCTGGCTGTACCTGCCGATCGTGATCCTGGTGATCAATTCCTTCAATGATTCCAAGTACGGTTATGAGTGGAAAGGCTTCACCCTGAAGTGGTATGAAAAGTTGCTTGGGAATGAAGCGCTTATGCAGGCGTTTTTAAATTCGCTGCTGATTGCAACCCTGGCGGCGACAGCGGCGACGATCATCGGCGCGTTGATGGCGCTGGCTTTGCACCGTTACCGCTTCCCGTTGAAAGGTACGGCCAGCGGCTTGTTGTTTGTGGTGATGATGTCGCCGGATATTGTGTTGGCAATTACCTTCTTGGTGATTTTTATTGCGCTCGGCATCCAGTTGGGGTTCTGGTCGTTGCTGATTGCGCACATTACGTTCTGTCTACCGTTCGTGGTGATCACGGTGTATGCGCAACTGAAAGGTTTTGATAAGTATTTGCTGGAAGCTGCGCAGGATTTGGGGGCGAATGAAAGCCGTATTTTCCGCCTGATCATCTTGCCGCTGATATTTCCGGCGATTATCTCTGGCTGGTTGTTGAGCTTTACCCTGTCGCTCGATGATGTAATCATCAGTTCCTTTGTTACCGGCTCCAGCTTTGAAATCCTGCCGATCCGGGTGTTTTCCATGGTGAAGGTGGGCGTTTCGCCCGAGGTAAATGTATTGGCGACGCTGTTGCTGGCAATTTCACTGCTGCTGGTTACTGTCTCAACCCTGTTGCTCAGGAGAAAACACTGA
- the potB gene encoding spermidine/putrescine ABC transporter permease PotB, whose translation MSFRRFAIILTLVWLGLFVLAPHVLVLMTSVMTPDPQHLAVWPLTLDSWQRLLEPLYAEVFWHSLWLSAVTTAICLLLGYPFAWIVAKLPGMWRGVLLFLMIVPFWTNSLIRTYAIKLILGNKGLVNTFLLGLGLVDEPVQLLYTPFAVIFGLAYVLLPFMVLPLVSSFDKLDKSLIEAAHDLGAGFWQRFRHIILPLTMPGVIAGCLIVFLPAMGMFYVADLLGGAKNLLLGNIIKNQFLVVRDWPFGAAFSVALIGIMALLMWLYFIANKRINRQGGLDDESL comes from the coding sequence ATGAGCTTTCGCCGCTTCGCCATCATTCTGACGTTGGTGTGGCTGGGGCTGTTTGTGCTGGCTCCGCATGTGCTGGTGCTGATGACCAGCGTCATGACGCCCGACCCGCAGCATCTGGCGGTGTGGCCGCTGACGCTGGATTCCTGGCAACGCTTGCTGGAGCCGCTGTATGCCGAAGTATTCTGGCACAGCCTGTGGCTGTCGGCGGTGACGACTGCTATTTGCTTGCTGTTGGGCTACCCGTTTGCGTGGATTGTGGCGAAACTGCCGGGGATGTGGCGCGGGGTGTTGCTGTTTCTGATGATTGTGCCGTTCTGGACGAATAGTCTGATCCGCACCTATGCCATTAAGTTGATCCTGGGTAACAAGGGGCTGGTGAATACTTTTCTGCTGGGGCTGGGCTTGGTGGATGAACCGGTGCAGTTGCTGTATACGCCGTTTGCGGTGATTTTTGGGCTGGCCTATGTGTTGTTGCCGTTTATGGTGCTGCCGCTGGTGTCCAGTTTCGACAAGCTGGACAAGAGCCTGATCGAGGCGGCGCACGATCTGGGGGCAGGTTTCTGGCAGCGTTTCCGGCATATTATCCTGCCGCTGACCATGCCGGGGGTGATTGCGGGTTGCCTGATCGTGTTCCTGCCCGCGATGGGCATGTTTTACGTGGCGGATTTGCTGGGTGGGGCGAAAAACCTGTTGCTGGGCAATATCATCAAGAACCAGTTCCTGGTGGTGCGTGACTGGCCGTTTGGGGCGGCGTTCAGCGTGGCGCTGATTGGCATCATGGCGCTGCTGATGTGGCTGTATTTTATCGCCAACAAACGTATTAACCGGCAGGGGGGGCTGGATGATGAAAGCCTTTAA
- the potA gene encoding spermidine/putrescine ABC transporter ATP-binding protein PotA → MNRPPILTLSNINKRFAAQEVLSDFSLVIEDGEFFTILGPSGCGKTTVLRLIAGFEQPNEGRILLNGEDIAGIPAERRPVNTVFQSYALFPHMSVFDNVAFGLKMAGVDAQDIAVRVADALAIVRLSDYATRKPHQLSGGQKQRVAIARAVVNHPKVLLLDESLSALDHKLRQQMQLELKQLQRQLGITFVYVTHDQEEALSMSDRILVMHNGQAQQVGTPREIYESPRNLFVAQFIGEINVFEGEILHALGEYQYQARINGVEREIRCDHRFAVGDKVHVMLRPEDLRIDCRPDAAERKGFPGVVLERNYTGQTLNSHIQLEDGQTVMAHEFFDEDDPDFDYSINQKVGVDWVPGWEHVIPVEQAGKA, encoded by the coding sequence TTGAACCGACCACCCATCCTGACCCTGAGCAACATTAACAAACGTTTTGCGGCTCAGGAAGTCTTGTCTGATTTTAGTCTGGTGATTGAGGATGGTGAGTTTTTCACGATCCTGGGGCCTTCGGGGTGCGGTAAGACCACGGTGCTGCGTCTGATTGCCGGGTTCGAGCAACCGAATGAAGGGCGTATCCTGCTGAATGGTGAAGACATTGCTGGCATCCCCGCCGAGCGCCGCCCGGTCAACACCGTATTCCAGAGTTACGCGCTGTTCCCGCACATGAGCGTGTTCGACAATGTGGCGTTCGGCCTGAAAATGGCGGGCGTGGATGCGCAGGATATTGCGGTTAGGGTGGCGGATGCGTTGGCAATCGTGCGTCTGTCCGATTACGCGACCCGCAAGCCGCACCAGCTTTCCGGTGGGCAAAAACAGCGGGTGGCGATTGCCCGCGCTGTGGTTAACCACCCCAAGGTGTTGTTGCTGGACGAATCCCTTAGTGCCCTCGACCATAAACTCCGTCAGCAAATGCAGTTGGAACTCAAGCAGTTGCAGCGCCAGTTGGGGATTACCTTCGTCTACGTTACCCATGACCAGGAGGAAGCGCTGTCCATGTCCGACCGCATTCTGGTCATGCACAACGGGCAGGCGCAACAGGTGGGTACGCCACGCGAGATCTACGAATCCCCCCGCAACCTGTTCGTGGCGCAGTTCATTGGCGAAATCAATGTGTTCGAAGGCGAAATCCTGCACGCATTGGGCGAGTACCAGTATCAGGCACGTATCAACGGTGTTGAACGTGAAATCCGCTGTGACCACCGTTTTGCGGTCGGTGACAAAGTGCATGTGATGTTGCGTCCGGAAGACCTACGCATCGACTGCCGCCCGGATGCCGCCGAGCGCAAGGGCTTTCCCGGCGTGGTGCTGGAGCGCAATTACACCGGCCAGACCCTGAATTCCCATATTCAGCTGGAAGACGGCCAGACGGTGATGGCGCATGAGTTTTTCGACGAAGATGACCCCGATTTTGATTACAGCATCAACCAGAAGGTCGGGGTGGACTGGGTTCCCGGCTGGGAACACGTGATTCCGGTGGAACAGGCGGGCAAGGCATGA
- a CDS encoding GTPase translates to MKITRRLRWLLAGGILLLTLFLLVFLFFATKNFLDLWDRLQELPAWLFYTYTGLIGVVLLFSGWIMFKLIFGGPKAKSIGNPTKPKPVTEASVIQEITQIKETGLDTSSLQTEIDRLHARKAAGQVHIAFFGDVSTGKSSIIKALLPEAGVEINLRGGSTRDIREYAWQTIAGDCLLLTDLPGRNEAEGTLDAAARDEAIRAQIVVYVTDSDLSRNQFHDIRELAAFGKPMVIAINKSDQYTAAEQDQIAQRIRSRLGEQLAADSKAEPPDVVFIQSGGTEEIVRVYPDGREETIQRPRKVDVSALAEHLQTEIDNRLEWLSQLRDASVFNLVQEKLDTTRDQYRRQQAEKIVRSSTHKAILGALASVSPGTDLVIQGVIGTRMVQELCKLYDSPVSQLDIDQFLNFSQGQLKKSVPVLLAVAGNGLKAFPGVGTVAGGLVHAVAYGLIFDALGHSVAHTLEQRGALKAAPAAATFQEMLSGNLEERTKTFARLVIDQYKSRQDS, encoded by the coding sequence ATGAAGATTACCCGACGTTTACGCTGGCTGCTGGCAGGCGGCATACTACTGCTGACCCTGTTCCTGCTGGTATTCCTGTTTTTTGCCACCAAAAACTTTCTCGACCTGTGGGATCGGTTGCAAGAGCTTCCGGCCTGGCTGTTTTACACCTACACCGGCCTGATTGGCGTTGTCCTGCTATTCAGCGGCTGGATCATGTTCAAGCTGATCTTCGGCGGGCCGAAAGCCAAAAGTATCGGCAACCCCACCAAGCCCAAGCCCGTCACTGAAGCGTCCGTAATCCAGGAAATCACCCAGATCAAAGAAACGGGGCTGGACACTTCCAGCCTGCAAACCGAGATTGACCGCCTGCACGCCCGCAAAGCCGCCGGGCAAGTGCATATCGCGTTTTTCGGCGATGTCAGTACCGGCAAATCCTCCATTATCAAGGCGCTATTGCCGGAAGCCGGGGTGGAAATTAACCTGCGCGGCGGTTCCACCCGCGACATCCGCGAATATGCGTGGCAAACCATCGCGGGCGACTGCCTGCTGCTGACCGACCTGCCGGGGCGTAACGAAGCCGAAGGCACGCTGGACGCTGCCGCCCGCGACGAAGCCATCCGTGCCCAGATCGTGGTCTATGTCACTGATTCCGACCTCAGCCGCAACCAGTTCCACGACATCCGCGAACTGGCTGCGTTTGGCAAGCCCATGGTCATCGCCATCAACAAAAGCGACCAATACACCGCTGCCGAACAAGACCAGATTGCCCAGCGCATCCGCAGTCGTCTCGGCGAACAGCTTGCCGCCGACAGCAAAGCCGAACCACCCGACGTGGTGTTCATCCAGTCCGGCGGCACGGAAGAAATTGTGCGCGTTTACCCGGACGGGCGCGAAGAAACCATCCAGCGCCCGCGCAAGGTGGATGTCTCCGCCCTGGCCGAACACTTGCAAACCGAAATCGACAACCGGCTGGAATGGCTATCGCAATTACGCGACGCCAGCGTTTTCAACCTGGTGCAGGAAAAACTCGACACTACCCGCGACCAATACCGCCGCCAGCAGGCCGAAAAGATCGTGCGCAGCTCCACCCACAAGGCCATACTGGGGGCATTGGCCTCCGTCAGCCCCGGCACCGATCTGGTCATTCAGGGCGTGATCGGCACGCGCATGGTACAAGAGCTGTGCAAGTTGTACGATAGCCCGGTCAGCCAGCTCGACATCGACCAGTTCCTGAATTTCAGCCAGGGGCAGTTGAAGAAAAGCGTGCCGGTACTATTGGCAGTCGCGGGCAATGGCCTGAAAGCCTTCCCTGGGGTAGGCACGGTAGCCGGGGGGCTGGTTCACGCCGTCGCTTATGGGCTGATTTTCGACGCGCTCGGGCATTCCGTCGCGCATACACTGGAACAACGCGGCGCGCTCAAGGCAGCGCCCGCAGCCGCCACTTTTCAGGAGATGCTGAGTGGAAATCTGGAAGAACGTACAAAAACATTTGCCCGACTGGTTATTGACCAATACAAAAGCCGCCAAGACAGCTGA
- a CDS encoding YcjF family protein has translation MEIWKNVQKHLPDWLLTNTKAAKTAEEPENPTPSSSGDAHLQLATESLRQLLDDSRIPDDVRESLRDDYIQVRGMLDKLEHGHLHIAVFGRVSVGKSSLLNALLGKPVFSVSVLHGETRSVSMQQWQEYSDSGIFLIDTPGINEIDGESREKMAHEVANRSDLVLFVIDSDLTDVEFQALKIVAAKHRPTLLVVNKADRYTEDEQRQLRGILRNRTQGIITPENIIFTTAQASRQTVIFVDENGEEREGIRERPINIISLKTRLWDIVEAEGKTLAAINASLFAGHLSKEVGKRILTIKRELGEKTIRLYCLGKGIAVALNPIPVADLLAAAVIDAGMIIHLSRLYGLPISRNEASDLVRTILAQMLLLMGSVWAVHLVSAALKLGTGGISTLITGATQGAVAWYSTLVVGRVAEQWLANGKSWGDTGPKLTVERILDSLDRDSVLSEAREEILTYLRKTVKN, from the coding sequence GTGGAAATCTGGAAGAACGTACAAAAACATTTGCCCGACTGGTTATTGACCAATACAAAAGCCGCCAAGACAGCTGAAGAACCGGAGAATCCCACGCCCTCCTCCAGCGGCGACGCACACCTGCAACTGGCCACCGAAAGCCTGCGCCAGTTACTGGATGATTCCCGCATCCCGGATGACGTGCGTGAAAGCCTGCGCGACGACTACATCCAGGTACGCGGGATGCTCGACAAGCTGGAACACGGCCACTTGCATATCGCCGTGTTTGGGCGCGTCAGCGTGGGCAAGTCTTCCCTGCTCAACGCCCTGCTCGGCAAACCAGTATTCAGCGTCAGCGTGCTGCACGGTGAAACCCGCAGCGTTTCCATGCAGCAATGGCAAGAATACAGCGACAGCGGCATCTTCCTGATCGACACCCCCGGCATCAACGAAATCGATGGCGAATCACGTGAAAAGATGGCGCATGAAGTCGCCAACCGCTCCGACCTGGTGCTGTTCGTGATCGACAGCGACCTGACCGACGTGGAATTCCAGGCGCTAAAAATCGTCGCCGCCAAGCACCGCCCCACCCTACTGGTGGTGAACAAGGCCGATCGTTACACCGAAGATGAACAACGCCAGTTGCGCGGCATCTTGCGCAACCGCACGCAGGGCATCATCACCCCGGAAAACATCATTTTCACCACCGCGCAAGCCAGCCGCCAGACTGTCATTTTCGTCGACGAAAACGGCGAAGAACGCGAAGGCATCCGTGAGCGCCCTATCAATATCATTTCCCTCAAGACCCGGCTGTGGGACATTGTTGAGGCAGAAGGCAAAACCCTGGCCGCCATCAATGCCTCATTGTTCGCGGGTCACCTCAGCAAGGAAGTCGGTAAGCGCATCTTGACTATCAAACGGGAACTGGGGGAAAAGACCATTCGACTGTATTGTCTTGGTAAAGGCATTGCCGTTGCCCTTAACCCTATTCCGGTTGCAGATTTGCTGGCAGCAGCCGTGATCGATGCCGGCATGATTATCCACCTTTCCAGGCTCTATGGTTTGCCTATTTCCCGTAATGAAGCCAGTGACCTGGTACGTACCATCCTGGCACAAATGTTGTTACTGATGGGGTCAGTCTGGGCCGTACACTTGGTATCCGCTGCCCTCAAGTTAGGCACGGGCGGGATTTCCACCCTGATTACCGGCGCAACCCAGGGTGCGGTCGCCTGGTACAGCACCTTGGTGGTCGGGCGTGTGGCCGAACAATGGCTGGCGAATGGCAAATCCTGGGGGGACACCGGTCCAAAACTGACCGTGGAACGGATTCTGGATTCGCTAGACCGTGATTCGGTACTCTCGGAAGCCCGCGAAGAAATCCTCACTTACCTGCGCAAAACCGTCAAAAACTGA
- a CDS encoding DUF3465 domain-containing protein yields the protein MQPKLTKAIVILASAGLLALYQHFQPPANSGGQAKAPAASVNTASGGQQADDYPQAVAKIRQSATNPDAKFWTTVSGEVVKLLKDDREGSQHQRFLLKIAPDITLLVAHNIDLAERVPVQIGGEVIISGEYVWNNRGGVMHWTHHDPQGRRGGWIEYHNQRYE from the coding sequence ATGCAGCCAAAACTCACCAAGGCCATTGTCATCCTGGCCAGCGCCGGTTTACTGGCGCTATACCAGCATTTCCAGCCTCCTGCCAATTCCGGTGGGCAAGCCAAAGCGCCAGCAGCATCCGTTAATACAGCCAGCGGTGGTCAGCAAGCCGATGATTACCCGCAGGCAGTCGCCAAAATCCGCCAGTCCGCCACCAACCCGGACGCCAAATTCTGGACTACCGTCTCTGGCGAAGTCGTCAAACTGCTCAAGGATGACCGCGAAGGTAGCCAACACCAACGCTTCCTGCTGAAAATCGCCCCCGACATTACCCTGTTGGTCGCCCATAACATTGATCTGGCTGAGCGCGTTCCGGTACAGATAGGTGGTGAAGTCATCATCAGCGGGGAATACGTGTGGAATAACCGTGGCGGTGTCATGCACTGGACGCACCATGACCCGCAAGGTCGTCGTGGTGGCTGGATTGAATACCACAACCAGCGTTACGAATAG